In the Bombiscardovia apis genome, CGTACAGCCCTCGGCTTGCATTAGAGAGGGCGCATACAGCTCTGCTTATCTCACATTGGCACATGCTAGCGATGTGCTCGCTTACGGGCAAGACTACAAGAGTCTGGTATCCGAGACCAAAGCGGCAATAGGACAAACCAAACCATCGCAAGGCAGCGAAGCCAAGTCGAGTCATGCATCTAGCTCTAGCAGCAACGAGCAGACCCGGTGGATTGTTAGAGACCGTAGTCTTTTGCAAAGCTACAATCAGATAGACACTCAAGTCAGCTTCCTCAAGCTGTTCGGCATCACCTTCCCTCTGCTTTTCCTGCTGGTAGCCGTGCTTATCTCTTTAACATCGATTCGGCGCATGGTAGAGGAAGACCGACAGTTGCTGGGCACTTACAAGGCTTTGGGTTACACCAAACGCGAGATTCTGCTCAAATACCTTGCGTTCGCGGGGCTCTCAAGTCTGCTGGGCTCTGCTATTGGTGCGCTCTTGGGGTCTTTCGCCTTGCCGAGCTTGGCTTTTCCCTTGCTGAAGAACATGTATCTCATTCCAAGCTATAGCCTGAAAGTCAACTGGATCCTGATAGTTATAGGCCTCGGTATTTTCATTGCTTCCATAGTGGGAACTGCTTGGTACACCTGCATGGGCGAGCTCAAGGTTGGCCCTGCTGCCCTCATGCGGCCGCAATCGCCGAAAGGTGGTACCTCTATTGCATTGCAGAAGGTAGGCTTTATCTGGGGTCGCATGTCCTTCCTGAACAAGGTTACGGCCCGTAATCTCTTCCGTTATAAGTCTCGCGCTTTTATGAGTATTTTCGGCGTCTTCGGTTGTACTGCTTTAATGATGGTTTCTTTCACGCTGCGAGACACCATGTTGAGTCTTCCAGATCAGCAATACGGGCAAGTGTATTCTTACGATGCGATAGCTGTTACCAGTCCTGAGCATGAGGAGCAGGCAGCGCGCGAGCTTGCGGACAATCCGGATGTGAAAGAGTTTAAACCTGTCTTCGTACAAGCTATGAACGTGAGCGCTGAGCGGTCGACCAACAATCAGCACAAGGGGAGCGAAGGCAATGCTTCCGCAAGGAATGGCGTGGAACAGGTGGCTTTACAACTGATCGTCTTACCCGATGGGCAATCTCTCGAAGGATACATACGCTTGCAAAACGCTCAGACGAAAGCACAGCTGAAACTGCCGGACTCGGGCGGGGTGCTGACTGTGAACGCAGCGAAACTTCTGGGGCTTGGTCCTGATACGCGAGCTTGGGCTGAAGATAGCGCGCGCTTTGGGCACGGCCTCACTGTTGCGGCGATTACGGAGAATTATACGGGCAACAGTCTCTACATGAGCGAATCTGCTTATACAGCCGCTTTTCAGGCTGAGCATTTCGCGCCCAATGCCATGCTCCTGAAACTTAAAGGGAACGCTCAAGCGAAGATAGCGGCCGCCAATGCGCTAGAACAAGATGAACACTACCTGTCAGTGGTGAGCAATCAGCAGCTGAGAGAAGATTTTGCTTCGAACTATGCCACGGTTAACGATGTGGTGGGGCTTCTTATTGTGATGGCGGCGCTCTTGTGCTTTGTGGTGTTGTTTACGCTTTCGACTACTAATATTTCGGAGCGCGAGCGCGAACTGGCAACTATCAAAGTGCTTGGGTTCAGGCGCGGCGAGGTGCATTCGTATGTGAACAAGGAAACGCTGGTGCTAACGCTCTTTGGTATTGCGCTTGGACTTCCGGCGGGGTGGGCTCTGACCTATCCCATGGTGGGCATGATGAAGATGCCGGGCATCCACCTTGAAGTGCGTACGAGCTTGTTGAGTTGGATATCTGTCGCAGTGCTGGCTTTGGCTTTTGCGCTCGCAGTTATGCTCATTACCAACCGCAGTTTGGATCGCATCGACATGGTTGAGTCTTTGAAGAGCCCGGAGTGAATCTGTGTGCTGCTACTGTCGGGCATTGGGGCAAGAGGTCGGAGCCTCCGATCATTTTCTGTTCGTCACATAGACAATTGCCGCTCCTCAGACTGGGGGGAGCGGCAGATCCAAGGCGTCTGGATTACTTTTTGAAGAGCAGGGATAGTCCGCCGTCATCGAGTTGTTTGACTGATGAGATTGAGAAGTGGTCGTCGATAAACTCACCCATGGTGTCAAAGCTGGTTTTAGCTTCGGTATTCCCGCTGACGTAGGGGAGCACTACTAGTGAGATTTCGTCGACCAGTCGTGCTTTGAGGAAGGCTCCATTGATGATAGAGCCTCCGCTGAGAACTAGCCTGTCAATATTGAATGATGATCGTAACTTGGTGAGAACCAGATTGAGGTCAAGATCCTCGTCTCCGCAAATGAGGTAGGGAATTTCCATCGACTGCAAAAAAGCAAGGTATTCTTTGGGAGCTTTCTTAGTAAGCACTTCTATTACTCGATTGTGCTTGCCGCCATATTCGTTGTAATTCACCTCCCAACCCATGCGTCCATTGCGGTCTAAACTAACTTGCCAGGTATCTGATTGAATGTTTGGTGTCCAATCGCAATATTCGATGCCATCTGAGCTAAATTCCGATAAATCTAGGGTGCCTTTGGCGTTATAAGTGGCGATTGTTGTGGCGCCATTGGCGTTGGCACTTCCCAACTGGAAGAGTTCATCGTTGTAGAAGGCATCTGTTTCTTTGGTATCTGGCTGGCGTTCATAAGGTCCGTCGATTTTGCCGTCGATAGAAACCAACATATGAATGGTTACTTGTGCGCGTTCCATTATTGTTTCCTTTATAATGTGATGTTATAGATGCAAATGTGATTACGGTTATAATCTGTATTGTGTAGGTTAAAATCTGACCTTAAGCTGGGTCTTGCTTCTGGAGTGATTACGCCTGACTATGCTTGTCTTGGCCTTTAACCGAGATTGTTGCTTTATGGGCTTAATAGCGTTCCTGCATCATCGAGTTTGGCCAGCCGTTAATGGGCTGCGAGCGGTCGAGCTCACGAATCTGAACTATCTCCTCTGCTGTTAGTTCAAAATCGAAGATGTCTAGATTTTGAGCCAGGTGCTGCGGGTTGCTTGATCGCGGTATGACGACGATGCCTTCTTGAGTCAGAAACCGCAAGACAACTTGGGCCATTGTTTTCCCATGGCCGCTGCTAATTTCGTGCAAAACTGGTTCGTTGCTGAAAGTATCAGTTCCGCGAGCTAGGGGAGACCAGGATTCATGGACGATGCCGGTACTTTTCAAGAATGGATGCATCTTTTTCTGCTGCCAGTAGACTGTTGTCTCAATTTGGTCAATCGCAGGAAGTACAGATGCCTGTTGGCATAATTGCCTAAGCTGATCGCTATTAAAGTTGCTGACTCCAATGGACCGAAGCTTACCTGCCTTGTGTGCATCTTCGAGGGCGCGATATGTAGCGAGATTGTCTCGGTTGGGCCAATGAATGAGCATGAGATCGAAATAATCAAGGCCCGACTTGGCCAGTGACTCATCGATACTCGCCAGTGTCTTCTCGTATCCTTCCGTCATAGTTTTTGAAGTGATGAATAGGTCTGTACGGTCGATACCACTATCTATTACTGCTTGGCCGACTTCCTTTTCATTGTGATAGGCCTGAGCTGTATCGATACTCCTGTAGCCAAGAGCAATGGCTTGGCTAACTGCCGATTTCGTTGCTTCAGGCGCTATTTGGTAGGTGCCGAATCCTACGTTTGGTATGGCGATATGCTCTGCAAGAGCTATGGTGTCCACAATCTTCCTTTCTTTCCGAACAAAGCTGTTGATTCGAACGGATGATGTGAACCCTATAGGATAGAGCCTACTCTAGGGCAAATCTTATTCGGCGAGTCTTTCTGTGTGGTCTTTCATGAGTTTGCTTAACTTTGCTGCCCATTCTTCCTGCCAAGTGTCTAAGGTTCCTTCTTCGATGACAGCATCGTAATACCGTATTTTTTCGTCGATCGTGTCTAAAGCAGCTTGTAACTGTTTAATTTCGCGTTCAACTGCTTCCTTGCGCTCCTGGAATATATGCCTGCGCTCTTGTACGGAATCCATGCCGTTGTCGACCAATGTCAGGTATCGTTTAATCTCATTGAGTGGCATACCTGTGTCTTTGAGGCACTGAATAATTTGCAGGGTCAACAGATCCATGGGTTTGAACGTTCTAATGCCTTTAGTGTCGCGCTCAACGAAGGAGAGCAGACCAATTTTGTCGTAATAGCGCAAGGTGTAAATACTGATGCCTGTGATAGTGCTGGCTTGTGCGATAGTTAATGCTGCTTGTGCTTTGTCTTTAGTCACAGTAGGCCTCTTCCTGTTTTTGCTTGACAAAGAATACTGTACGCGGCAAACTGCCTGACTCGACATGCTTGACTAATCTTATACTCATCAGCTAGCAAAGTAGTCACTTGCAATGGGAAAACTAACATCATTGAGTTTTCTGCAATATTGCAGTCTCTAGGCATCGCGTGTCTCGTTATTTTTGATGATGATTCAGACCAAAAATTTGCTATTGACGGAGGGCTCGGAAGTGCAAAGGTTAATGAGCAACTTATGAAGTATTTTGGTTTAGTTCAACAGTGTGGGGATCCTTCTTGGCCTAGCCCTAGCTACTATTTTACGAGCGATACCCATGTATTGGTGGTTAAGAATACGCTTGAGCCTTATCTACGCGATGAATGGAAAGGATGGGAGCAAGCTTTAACCGCATCTTTTGCGGAAACAGAAAGTGGCAAAAAAGATGTGCGCACCTACAGGCGAGCTGTTCAACTGTTGGATATTAATGAATGTCCTGAAGGAATCAAAACGATTATTCGAGACGCTCGACAGTTAAGCCAACGTTGATATGTACAAAGTCTAGTAATTTTTGCAAATTTTAAGAAATAAAACATCATGCTTGACCAATTCTGATCGAAGGAAGAAACTACTGTACACGAGATTGTCTGCCCGAATTGTAAGAAGGCTTTTACGATTGATGAGGCTGGGTATGCTGATATCTTGAAGCAGGTTCGGGATGAGGACTTTGATAAGCAGGTTCATGAGCGGCTTGAGCAGGCTGAGCGGGAGAGTCAAAACGCGCTGGAACTGGTTGGGGCGAAAGCTGAGCAGGAATTGCAGAAAGCTCAGAGTGTAAAAGATGCTCAGATTCAGGATTTGCAGGCCAAACTTGAATCTGAGCAGTCTGCCAAAGCCTTGGCGGTTTCTGAGGCGTTGCGTAAGGTTGAGAAGGAGAAAGACGACCTGAATGCTGCGCTCGAAAAAGCTAAATTAGAGCAGAAAAGAGCCCTTGAATTAGCGGAAGCTAACTCTAAGAGTGATTTGCAGAAAGCTTCTTCTGAGAAGGATGCCGAGATTGCTGAGCTCAAGAATCAGTTAGATTCTATTGAGCTTGAGAAAAAGCATGAGCTGGTTGAAGCTCTTAGCAAAGAAGTGATGGTGTTCCAATCACTAAGCGAGAATATCATTGTACCAATTCATCAGGTGTAAAAATAATAATTCAAGAGCATAACTTAGGTCATGTAAAAGGCAATGTTCCTCCACGTTTTAGCGTAATGCCATATGGTGATTCTACTGGATATGTGTCTGGTGCTCATGGTTACTATGGATTTTAATATGAAATTTATTGATTATATTACTAGAAATGATTTTTTGAAAAAACTGTACCCTAATGATTTACCTAATAAATTAGTTATTGGGAGAATTGAATTGTTAGATACCGATAAAATTTATCTTTGTGTAAAAACAACCCAAAAACCATTTATAGATATAGCTAAGTGGGGCTGTTGGGGTAAAGATTATAATGCTGTATCTATAGAATTAATTGGACAATTCATTAAGGATGTCAATATATCAAACTGGACTGGTTCTAAAAGTCTTTTTGACTTCTCATTTTCTGCTGAAAATAATATTATTAATATTAATTTTATTAATAATGACGTGGAAGTTAATTTTTTATTAGGTGGAGTAGTATTTCAAAGCTGTTCCGTATTTTTGACTGAGAATTAAATAAAAAGCTGAAAAGATTCCACACTTCTGTCGACTTTTTATTTTTAAATAGAGTTATTAGGTGGAATAAATCCATATGGATATACGCATAATCCGCTGACTTGGGTTGACCCGTTGGGGTTAGCTAATTATGAAGGCGGAAGGGGGACGACAGCAGGAAATAACCTTTCTCATTTAACAGATGAACAACGGCAATTAATCCAAAATGCTGAACATATATCAACAGCAAAACCAGGTAAACAAGTTATTGTTCCTCGTGATTTAAATGAGCAAATTTTTTGGAAACAAGTAAAAGGTGAACCAACCTCAGGAAGAGTTTTAGAAGGCTTAAATAATGACCTTCGTTTTCCTGAATCTGCGGGTTTCCAAAAATGGAAGCAGTGCATAAGTTGCCTGATGACTCTAGTATAACCATACATTACTAATATAATACTAATACCGGTAGGGCTTATGATATGAAGATAACGACACCTAAACCTAGATGGTCACAGCCGGGTGTATCCATTACAGATAAATAAAGGTTTAATATGAAAATAAAAGAAAAAGATGGAACTATTGTAGATATTTTTGCTATCTTTTCATTACTATCACCTATAGACCAAAGAATGAAGACATATTTTTATGGTGTACCAAAAAGTTATGGTGGGTTAATAGCTTTTACTCTAGATGAAGTTGATATAATAGAAAATGTATTTAGGTCTGAAATGGTTGTTTTCGTAAATCGAGGAGTCGGTGTTTATCACTGGGCTTTAATACAGGAAAAGCTGTTAGATGATCTTCTTGAACGAGACGAGGATGCCTACAACCGTTTCCTTGAAATCATCAAAGAAGAAGGATTAGTTGATCCCGATTTTTATTAATAAAATAAGCTCTCTCATCAGCAGTGGGGATCCTGTTTTTACTTATTAGCCGCTTGCGCAGATAGTGGTAGTGAAGCATGTAAGTGGAAGCGTAAAAAACGTATTACTACATATCAGCATATCGTGGCTTACCGTATCAAAAACTGCAATTAACATTTTACTGCAACAATATAGCGATGATGAAAGTGGGCTACACTATAATCGATTCAGGTATTATGACCCGGATACGGGGCAGTATATTAGTCCTGACCCGATAGGGCTATTAGGTGGAATAAATCCGTATGGGTATGCACATAATCCGTTGACTTGGGTTGACCCGTTGGGGTTGGCTAATTATGAAGCTGGAAAGGGGACGACTGGGAATAATTCTATATTAGCTAATGCAAATAAAGAATTAGAACAATAGTAGCATCTTTAGACAATAGCAAATATAAACCAGCTACAGCAATCGGAGCTGCTGATCCATTGAATGGTAAAGTAGTTACTGCATCAAGTGGAACAGTTCCCACTAAAATAGCACCAGAATTACAAGCTTATGCTGATAAATTAGGTGGATTAGGTGTTAAAACTTCATGTGGAAATACATTAGGGCGTTGTGCTGAATTTAGAGCTGCTAATGAGTTATTATTAAATAATCCTAATCTTGAATTAAAAGATATCCAATTTACTCAAGCAGTTCGTCCAAGAACTGGAGAGGTTGTACCTCGTTGTGAGAATTGTATTAATATTTTTGGAGCTGAAAAATAATGAAAATGGATGATGATTTTATAGAAAGCAACGATCTTGATTGGTTTGCTTCGTTTAGCGATGGCTATTTAGCACATTTTACTTCGGGGGGAACAAATTTAATTCCTGAGAAAGTAAAGTGTTGTCTAGAATCTTATGAAATTGTTTATAATTATTTTGCTAATTTAAAAGGAAATTATGAGTTTGAAATTATAGAAGAAAATCTCCCTCATTTTGATGATAGTACAAAGAGAAATCAATATATAAGTAGTTTTATTGATGCAGCAGCTAAAGGACTCTTTAGTTATAACAGAAATTTTAATGATGGAAGATATTTTTTAATTGCTAAACCATTAAATCCATTATTATTGAATGATTTACCTGAAAATATAAGTAATAAGTTAAATGAATTGCCCAAAGGTATGCAATCAGGTAAAAAGTATATAACTGAAATAGAATAAAATATAACATCAAGAGTGCAGATAGGGTTGTGTCGGCTGATGGTAAGAGGAGTATTCATTATGGTAATCATGAAATGAATAGCAGACCAACTAAACATCATTATCATGAAGAAACATGGACATTTGATCCAGTTAATAACGTAATGAATGTTGATAACCGTGTTATACGAGTGCCAATATTAAAATGACAAATATAACTATTACAGAGTTTGAAAACCAACGAGTAGAATTTACTTCTCGATTAGGTAATGGAATAGCTTTATGGAAAGGAAACGAACCGCAAATAGGTAGTCATTATCCTGTTGAATTGGATATAGATGATTATTTTGAGTGGGGAATAAATATAACTTTAACGAAAGAAGAAATACCAAATATAAGTATTATTGATAACAAATTGTTTTTTATTGCAAAAATAATTTCTTATGAAAGTGATGGAATTTTGGTTATTTCACTTGATGACGATGTTATATTTTTAGACGTGTCAATGGCACCTAATCAAGGCAAATATGTTTCTTTTTCTACTCTTATCGATAATGTATCGCTCTATCCAGTAGAATTTTAATTAAAAATAACCAGAAAGATCTCCTGATCCTTCTGGCTTATTTTCACGAGTTGTTTTATATAGCGATGATGAAAGTGGGCTACACTATAATCGATTCAGGTATTATGACCCGGATACGGGGCAGTATATTAGTCCTGACCCGATAGGGCTATTAGGTGGAATAAATCCATATGGATATGCACATAATCCGTTGACTTGGGTTGACCCGTTGGGGTTGGCTAATTATGAAGGTGGAAAGGAGAATATTAACCAAATCCCTAATGATTTACCTAAAAATATAAATATTGGGCAACAAGGTAAACATATTCCAGAGCATAATAATTTTATACCTGGAAGAAGTACAATTAATGAAGGTATTAATACTCAATCTTTACTTGATGGTATTCATTCAGAGCAATATCCAATTATAGGAAAAGGAAGTAGAGGTCAACCAATAGTTGACTTTGGCAAACCTATAGGAACTGATGCATCATCCGGTATGAGTACACAATATGTACAATTCACTATGGTAAAAATGGTGTACATATTGTTCCTACGAACCCTACAATCATAAAAGAAAATAATAATGTCAAATCTACCAGATTGGTTAATTATTTGTGTTTGGCGAGCTTTATTAGGTGAAATATATCCAAACATACGAGCTATAGCATTAAAGTATTCTCAAGATAGTAAATACTTATTAATAAGATATTATTTGGATAGAGAGCCCTTAGAAGAAGACTATGAAAGTATTTCATCTGTTGAAACAGAGATGTTTTCTGCAGTAGGCAATGATTTCATATCACATAGTGATTTAGAATGTATACATGAAATTGAAATTATAGCTAATCTTGATAGGTTGGATGGTTTTGTATATGTCAGAAAAGAATATTAATAAAGAAAATAAATCTGCAAAGATACGGCGTTAAATAAACCATTAGATACAACAGCATTAGTAGCACAATGGGGTAAAAGTGACGTAACAAAGGGGGGGGGGAATATTCCTATCAATCAAAGAAAAAGTAGTCGCTAATATTGCAGCAAACTAAGAAATCAACACCTCAGGGGGGACTGTTACAAAAAAAAGAGATTTTAGATACTATGACCCGGATACGGACCAGTATATTAGTCCAGACCCGATAGGGCTATTAGGTGGAATAAATCCGTATGGGTATGCACATAATCCGCTGACTTGGGTTGACCCCTTGGGGCTGACTAGTTGTTCTTCAGGAAAAGGAAATGATGCTCATAATTCGGCAAACTATCAGAAATTGAAAGATTTTTATGAGCAAGCTGAAAAATATGGTCCAGCTGACATTAAAAGCCTTGAGAACGGTCGTTATCGTTTCTATGGAGAAATGCAAGGTGCAAGATTGGTATGAGAATGGGATCCTGCGACAGGTAATAGAAGAACATGGTATGAAACTGTAGATCATTCTGGTCGTGTAAGAAGCGTTGCTACAAAGCCTGTAGTGCATGAAAAGAATCACCACATATTTGATTCAAATGGTGAATATATGGGGCGAAGGTAAATATGAGAGAAATCCCTAGAAAAAGTGACTTAATTAAAAAAATACAAAATTTACTATCAGGACATGAAAATAGGAAAGCTGTATCTGAGTGGGCGTTTGATATTTATAATGATGATTCTTTAAGAATATCAGATCCAATGATATCTA is a window encoding:
- a CDS encoding MerR family transcriptional regulator; amino-acid sequence: MTKDKAQAALTIAQASTITGISIYTLRYYDKIGLLSFVERDTKGIRTFKPMDLLTLQIIQCLKDTGMPLNEIKRYLTLVDNGMDSVQERRHIFQERKEAVEREIKQLQAALDTIDEKIRYYDAVIEEGTLDTWQEEWAAKLSKLMKDHTERLAE
- a CDS encoding ABC transporter permease, with the protein product MNTAIITKRTPSIERRQCKAALWADALRAVGRGWKRFLSIFIICALGVTMFLGLTSLADDVAESADSYFKRQGLYDLSVTAARGLNQSDIDHLSRVRGVGNIAGVVAQDFNAKLAGSRKRLSISTLNSQGINQPFRVAGVMPHDDSQIAVNELYLKDSGKHLGDSVKLSELITQPSDGQSPMLFKDKSYTIVAQVNDAKNMYNPDFATGSTSTQADYSFFVQPSACIREGAYSSAYLTLAHASDVLAYGQDYKSLVSETKAAIGQTKPSQGSEAKSSHASSSSSNEQTRWIVRDRSLLQSYNQIDTQVSFLKLFGITFPLLFLLVAVLISLTSIRRMVEEDRQLLGTYKALGYTKREILLKYLAFAGLSSLLGSAIGALLGSFALPSLAFPLLKNMYLIPSYSLKVNWILIVIGLGIFIASIVGTAWYTCMGELKVGPAALMRPQSPKGGTSIALQKVGFIWGRMSFLNKVTARNLFRYKSRAFMSIFGVFGCTALMMVSFTLRDTMLSLPDQQYGQVYSYDAIAVTSPEHEEQAARELADNPDVKEFKPVFVQAMNVSAERSTNNQHKGSEGNASARNGVEQVALQLIVLPDGQSLEGYIRLQNAQTKAQLKLPDSGGVLTVNAAKLLGLGPDTRAWAEDSARFGHGLTVAAITENYTGNSLYMSESAYTAAFQAEHFAPNAMLLKLKGNAQAKIAAANALEQDEHYLSVVSNQQLREDFASNYATVNDVVGLLIVMAALLCFVVLFTLSTTNISERERELATIKVLGFRRGEVHSYVNKETLVLTLFGIALGLPAGWALTYPMVGMMKMPGIHLEVRTSLLSWISVAVLALAFALAVMLITNRSLDRIDMVESLKSPE
- a CDS encoding dihydrofolate reductase family protein; translation: MERAQVTIHMLVSIDGKIDGPYERQPDTKETDAFYNDELFQLGSANANGATTIATYNAKGTLDLSEFSSDGIEYCDWTPNIQSDTWQVSLDRNGRMGWEVNYNEYGGKHNRVIEVLTKKAPKEYLAFLQSMEIPYLICGDEDLDLNLVLTKLRSSFNIDRLVLSGGSIINGAFLKARLVDEISLVVLPYVSGNTEAKTSFDTMGEFIDDHFSISSVKQLDDGGLSLLFKK
- a CDS encoding aldo/keto reductase gives rise to the protein MDTIALAEHIAIPNVGFGTYQIAPEATKSAVSQAIALGYRSIDTAQAYHNEKEVGQAVIDSGIDRTDLFITSKTMTEGYEKTLASIDESLAKSGLDYFDLMLIHWPNRDNLATYRALEDAHKAGKLRSIGVSNFNSDQLRQLCQQASVLPAIDQIETTVYWQQKKMHPFLKSTGIVHESWSPLARGTDTFSNEPVLHEISSGHGKTMAQVVLRFLTQEGIVVIPRSSNPQHLAQNLDIFDFELTAEEIVQIRELDRSQPINGWPNSMMQERY
- a CDS encoding polymorphic toxin type 50 domain-containing protein; its protein translation is MGLANYEGGKENINQIPNDLPKNINIGQQGKHIPEHNNFIPGRSTINEGINTQSLLDGIHSEQYPIIGKGSRGQPIVDFGKPIGTDASSGMSTQYVQFTMVKMVYILFLRTLQS
- a CDS encoding RHS repeat-associated core domain-containing protein, which codes for MKHVSGSVKNVLLHISISWLTVSKTAINILLQQYSDDESGLHYNRFRYYDPDTGQYISPDPIGLLGGINPYGYAHNPLTWVDPLGLANYEAGKGTTGNNSILANANKELEQ